One genomic window of Malaciobacter molluscorum LMG 25693 includes the following:
- a CDS encoding aspartate aminotransferase family protein: MSKELENLDKEYVLHTYARNYVNFKKGINATLFDENGKDYIDFTSGIGVVSVGHGNKQVADAIYDQISNITHISNIYAIEPQAKLAQRIAQLSGYDVATFFANSGAEANEGAIKIARKYGEKNFSKKRFKVITLEHSFHGRTITTVKATGQDKFHSTSFAPYPDGFSYNHTIDDIYNSIDDETVAVMIELVQGEGGVQPFPKKAIQELAKFLKEHKILLIVDEVQTGVFRTGEFLASNLYEIEPDIVTLAKGLAGGVPIGAILTKHKDIFSPGDHGSTFGGNYLSTRAGLEVVDILDNYKNSGKLDETIIYFEQKLKEIYEKYQNLFLESLGLGLMRGLRVKDEQTLASIIANGFDEGILVLKSGKNTLRLLPVLTISKEEIDEGFKRLYNALGKIS; the protein is encoded by the coding sequence ATAAAGAGTATGTTCTTCATACTTATGCAAGAAACTATGTAAACTTTAAAAAAGGTATAAATGCTACACTTTTTGATGAAAATGGAAAAGATTATATTGATTTTACATCAGGTATTGGCGTAGTATCTGTAGGTCATGGTAACAAACAAGTTGCAGATGCAATTTATGATCAAATTAGTAATATTACACATATTTCAAATATTTATGCAATAGAACCTCAAGCAAAACTTGCACAAAGAATTGCACAATTAAGTGGTTATGATGTTGCTACTTTTTTTGCAAATAGTGGTGCTGAAGCTAATGAAGGTGCGATTAAAATAGCAAGAAAATATGGTGAAAAAAACTTTTCAAAAAAAAGATTTAAAGTAATCACATTGGAACATTCATTTCATGGAAGAACTATTACAACAGTAAAAGCAACAGGACAAGATAAATTTCATTCTACTAGCTTTGCTCCATATCCTGATGGATTCTCATATAATCATACTATTGATGATATTTATAATTCAATAGATGATGAAACAGTTGCAGTAATGATTGAATTAGTTCAAGGAGAAGGTGGAGTTCAACCATTTCCAAAAAAAGCTATACAAGAATTAGCAAAATTTCTAAAAGAGCATAAAATTCTTCTAATTGTTGATGAAGTTCAAACTGGTGTATTTAGAACTGGTGAATTTTTAGCTTCAAATCTATATGAAATTGAACCTGATATTGTTACACTTGCAAAAGGTCTAGCAGGAGGTGTTCCAATAGGTGCTATACTTACTAAACATAAGGATATATTCTCACCTGGTGATCATGGTTCAACATTTGGAGGAAACTATTTAAGTACAAGAGCAGGATTAGAAGTTGTTGATATTTTAGATAATTATAAAAATAGTGGAAAATTAGATGAAACTATTATATATTTTGAACAAAAATTAAAAGAAATTTATGAAAAATATCAAAACCTTTTTCTTGAGAGTTTAGGATTAGGATTGATGAGAGGATTAAGAGTAAAAGATGAACAAACTCTAGCTTCTATTATTGCAAATGGATTTGATGAGGGGATATTAGTTTTAAAATCAGGTAAAAATACTTTAAGACTTTTACCAGTTCTTACTATATCAAAAGAAGAAATAGATGAAGGCTTTAAGAGGCTATATAATGCACTTGGCAAAATCTCTTAA